The Methanohalophilus portucalensis genome window below encodes:
- a CDS encoding geranylgeranylglycerol-phosphate geranylgeranyltransferase: MHAYLQLMRIANCVMAAFAAVIGVLIAFRIIFEQSFQALPFFEAGGVGIVVMLVTGAGNTINDYFDVAIDTINRPDRPIPSGRVSKKQALFFAAFLFIVGITIAWFINLVCALIALLNSFLLVLYARNLKTTPFFGNAAVGYLTGSTFLFGAAVFGIEGLYALSVLFLLATLATIAREIVKDIEDMEGDLKAGATTLPILIGKKQAGLVASVLALIGIAASPYPYLNSMLGEYYLPLVGIADLLFIAAVYSVLKNDPVLSSKRFKLAMFMALFAFVAGA, from the coding sequence ATGCACGCTTATCTTCAATTAATGCGTATTGCCAATTGTGTAATGGCAGCCTTTGCCGCAGTTATCGGCGTGCTGATCGCTTTTAGAATCATTTTTGAACAATCCTTTCAGGCCCTTCCATTTTTTGAGGCAGGGGGTGTGGGAATTGTAGTAATGCTCGTAACAGGGGCCGGCAATACCATTAATGATTATTTCGATGTGGCTATTGATACTATAAACAGGCCTGACAGGCCAATTCCCTCTGGAAGGGTAAGTAAGAAACAGGCTCTTTTTTTTGCTGCATTCCTTTTCATTGTCGGAATAACCATTGCCTGGTTCATTAATCTGGTCTGTGCTTTAATAGCGCTTTTAAATTCTTTCTTGCTTGTCCTGTATGCCCGCAATCTTAAAACTACTCCCTTTTTTGGCAATGCTGCGGTGGGTTACCTGACAGGTTCCACTTTTCTTTTCGGTGCCGCTGTATTTGGGATAGAAGGATTGTATGCCCTGTCGGTATTATTCCTGCTTGCAACCCTGGCTACAATTGCACGTGAAATTGTGAAGGATATCGAGGATATGGAGGGAGACCTAAAAGCAGGAGCAACCACTCTCCCCATTCTCATTGGGAAAAAACAGGCAGGACTTGTAGCTTCGGTTCTTGCCCTGATAGGGATTGCTGCCAGTCCTTACCCTTACCTGAATTCCATGCTGGGTGAATATTACCTTCCTCTGGTGGGTATTGCTGACCTTCTTTTTATAGCGGCTGTCTACTCAGTGCTGAAAAATGACCCGGTCCTTTCCTCCAAACGCTTCAAAC
- the nadA gene encoding quinolinate synthase NadA produces MQDKQAIIDRINVLKKEKNAVILAHNYCRGDVQGIADFVGDSLGLSRQAVEQPADIIVFCGVDFMAQSAAILSPHKKVLIPDMFARCPMAAMATADEVRKAKEQHPDAMVVSYVNSSAEVKAESDVCCTSANAVEVVNSLDCSKVLFIPDKNLGDHVAKNTDKEIIFWDGYCPTHNHMLESDVHLSKISHADAEILAHPECRREILEKADHIFSTTGMTRHCSSSGSKEFIIATENGLLHRLRKENPDKHFYPCSEYAICPDMKTIDPASVLACLENEEYEVRVEEKVTAQAKKALDRMLEAGRA; encoded by the coding sequence ATGCAGGATAAGCAGGCTATAATAGACAGGATTAATGTCCTGAAAAAAGAAAAAAATGCGGTGATCCTTGCCCACAATTACTGCCGTGGCGATGTACAGGGTATAGCTGATTTTGTAGGTGATTCACTCGGCCTGAGCCGTCAGGCAGTTGAGCAGCCCGCTGATATCATTGTTTTTTGTGGTGTGGATTTCATGGCGCAAAGCGCTGCTATCCTGAGTCCCCACAAGAAAGTCCTCATTCCGGACATGTTTGCCCGCTGCCCGATGGCGGCAATGGCTACTGCAGATGAGGTGAGGAAAGCCAAAGAACAACATCCCGATGCGATGGTTGTGTCCTATGTAAACAGCAGTGCAGAGGTGAAAGCAGAGAGTGATGTATGCTGTACCTCCGCCAATGCGGTGGAAGTTGTCAACTCACTGGATTGCTCGAAAGTACTTTTCATTCCTGACAAAAACCTGGGGGATCATGTGGCCAAAAATACTGATAAAGAAATTATTTTCTGGGATGGCTACTGTCCGACCCATAATCATATGCTTGAATCAGATGTGCATTTATCCAAAATATCCCATGCAGACGCTGAGATTCTGGCCCACCCGGAATGCAGGCGTGAGATACTTGAAAAAGCCGATCACATATTCAGTACTACAGGAATGACAAGACACTGCTCCTCTTCTGGTTCAAAAGAATTCATTATAGCTACGGAAAACGGCCTTCTCCATCGCCTGCGCAAGGAAAATCCGGATAAGCACTTTTACCCCTGCTCCGAATATGCTATATGTCCGGATATGAAAACCATCGACCCTGCATCTGTTCTGGCTTGTCTGGAAAATGAAGAATATGAGGTCAGAGTAGAGGAAAAGGTCACAGCGCAGGCCAAAAAAGCACTTGATCGCATGCTAGAAGCAGGAAGAGCATAA
- a CDS encoding aspartate dehydrogenase, whose translation MLKIGVFGCGAIGGEICKAIDNGQIEAELYAIYDRHNESLDRVKSSLENFDPQIMEIVDMVREVDLVVECASQQAVYEVVPAALHAKCDVMVVSVGAFVDTQLLGMAENIAREKNCRIYVPSGAICGIDGLISASAAALHSVTLTTEKPPGGLRGAPYVLENNIDIDSITGRTVLFEGSATEAVQSFPANVNVAATLSLAGIGFDNTRVRIVLNPALTRNVHEITVEGEFGRFTSRVENVPSPTNPKTSYLAPLSVISTLKKLTQSFNVGT comes from the coding sequence ATGCTTAAAATAGGAGTTTTCGGTTGTGGTGCCATTGGTGGCGAGATCTGTAAGGCTATTGATAATGGCCAGATTGAAGCAGAACTCTATGCTATATATGACCGCCATAATGAATCCCTGGACAGGGTGAAAAGTTCACTGGAAAATTTTGACCCGCAGATCATGGAAATTGTTGACATGGTCAGGGAGGTGGACCTGGTGGTAGAATGTGCTTCCCAGCAGGCGGTTTATGAAGTGGTTCCCGCGGCGTTGCATGCAAAATGTGATGTCATGGTAGTAAGTGTCGGAGCTTTTGTTGACACACAACTTCTTGGCATGGCCGAAAACATAGCCCGTGAAAAAAATTGCCGGATTTACGTCCCTTCAGGTGCCATCTGTGGGATAGATGGTTTGATCTCAGCTTCTGCAGCTGCTCTGCATTCAGTCACCCTGACAACCGAAAAACCCCCCGGGGGATTAAGGGGTGCCCCTTATGTCCTTGAAAATAATATCGATATTGATTCCATAACTGGCAGAACTGTTCTTTTTGAAGGCTCTGCGACCGAGGCGGTACAGTCATTCCCTGCAAATGTGAATGTGGCTGCTACTCTAAGTCTTGCAGGGATTGGATTTGATAATACCAGGGTAAGGATAGTGCTCAATCCTGCCCTTACAAGAAATGTCCATGAAATCACAGTAGAAGGTGAGTTTGGAAGGTTTACCTCCAGAGTGGAAAACGTGCCTTCTCCCACAAATCCAAAAACAAGTTATCTGGCTCCTCTTTCCGTAATCTCTACTTTGAAGAAACTGACTCAATCCTTCAACGTGGGGACCTGA
- the nadC gene encoding carboxylating nicotinate-nucleotide diphosphorylase encodes MLRGQIENFIQEDLGYHDISCQMVPDTIAEAVIFAKQDCVIAGVEIAEAIFDYFDIEYTRKVADGEKVQNNDVIFELKADTVSLLRAERLSLNFLGHLSGIATLTRDCVEAVNECSEAVVAATRKTTPGIREFEKLAVIAGGGDPHRFNLSDSIMIKDNHRNIMGLENAILKAKEMASFTQKIEAEVESATDAILAAKMGVDIVMLDNMSPSEIISTVEKLRHEGLRNRVIVEVSGGINTENLAEYAKTGIDVISMGSLIHKAQWADLSMEMKDSFMS; translated from the coding sequence ATGCTGAGAGGACAGATAGAGAATTTCATCCAGGAAGATCTGGGTTATCATGATATCTCATGCCAGATGGTACCGGATACAATTGCAGAAGCCGTGATTTTTGCAAAGCAGGATTGTGTAATTGCCGGTGTGGAGATTGCAGAGGCCATTTTTGATTATTTTGATATCGAATATACAAGAAAGGTTGCAGACGGGGAAAAAGTCCAGAATAACGATGTGATCTTTGAACTTAAGGCAGACACAGTATCCTTATTACGTGCTGAAAGATTGAGTTTGAATTTCCTGGGACACCTGAGCGGTATTGCGACCCTTACAAGAGATTGCGTGGAAGCTGTAAATGAGTGTTCTGAAGCAGTTGTGGCTGCAACCCGTAAAACAACTCCGGGAATCCGGGAGTTCGAAAAACTGGCTGTAATCGCGGGTGGAGGTGACCCCCACAGGTTCAATCTTTCAGATTCCATTATGATAAAGGACAACCACAGGAATATAATGGGCCTGGAAAATGCAATTCTTAAAGCAAAGGAAATGGCAAGTTTTACCCAAAAAATAGAAGCTGAAGTTGAATCCGCAACCGATGCCATTCTGGCTGCAAAGATGGGAGTAGACATCGTTATGCTGGACAATATGTCCCCTTCAGAAATAATATCAACCGTGGAAAAGTTACGTCACGAAGGATTAAGGAATAGGGTAATAGTAGAAGTATCGGGAGGGATAAACACCGAAAACCTTGCAGAATACGCAAAAACCGGAATTGACGTAATCTCTATGGGCTCCCTGATCCATAAAGCACAATGGGCCGATCTGAGTATGGAGATGAAAGACTCTTTTATGTCATAA
- a CDS encoding COG1361 S-layer family protein, with protein MEFKKMIVCLLLIAALSSVVFAGSASAKSVLYEGDIQAGDGYQINNHVIDVADVFPENEYASFYVYEKDTELMDKGLDINDTFTFEIDNEEVEVKLLDTKTGTLPRAEIAITITDDDIVNTKGIVDGGHEKAEFSGTPIIEITKSVSSNTIQAGDSVTVTVRAENKGDDEATDLRFSNNLPEKFILEETFVSQSGEMSLDIGESQQIFVYRIKSTEPGTFTLKPTTATFSNNAGVDFPQTSSNTPTITVEGEPAAMADVEVSADLQEPVIPRGESTEVTLLIRNNGEGDAEAVSVDIQLPDGLEYESGDSDIEMISGTPTIYLQTLGVQQEKEFTFNVKAEEMGSYTVTTSYSYISAEDPEAEEINSETTADELQVTEGKYDFLLEQPLYVYIVPVVIILGAAAWIYYRRQQYRF; from the coding sequence ATGGAATTCAAAAAAATGATAGTATGCCTGCTCTTGATAGCAGCCTTGTCCTCAGTGGTATTTGCGGGCTCTGCCTCTGCAAAAAGTGTTCTTTATGAAGGAGATATACAAGCCGGTGACGGGTACCAGATAAACAATCATGTAATAGATGTAGCCGATGTGTTCCCTGAAAACGAATATGCATCGTTTTATGTGTATGAGAAGGACACTGAATTGATGGACAAAGGGCTGGATATTAACGACACTTTTACCTTTGAAATCGATAATGAAGAAGTTGAAGTGAAACTTCTCGATACAAAAACAGGTACTTTACCCCGTGCCGAAATAGCCATTACAATTACCGATGATGACATTGTTAATACAAAGGGAATTGTCGACGGTGGTCATGAAAAGGCGGAATTTTCCGGTACACCCATTATTGAAATTACCAAGAGTGTAAGTTCTAATACCATACAAGCAGGTGATTCAGTAACAGTTACTGTCAGGGCAGAAAACAAAGGGGATGACGAGGCAACTGACCTCAGGTTTTCCAACAACCTCCCCGAGAAATTCATCCTGGAGGAAACTTTCGTAAGCCAATCCGGGGAAATGTCCCTGGACATTGGGGAATCACAGCAAATCTTTGTCTATCGCATCAAGTCAACAGAACCCGGCACATTTACACTCAAACCTACTACTGCAACCTTTTCCAACAATGCGGGAGTTGATTTCCCGCAGACAAGTTCCAACACTCCTACAATCACAGTGGAAGGCGAACCTGCAGCCATGGCAGATGTGGAAGTTTCGGCAGACCTTCAGGAACCTGTTATACCGAGAGGGGAGAGTACTGAAGTAACATTACTCATAAGAAATAACGGTGAAGGGGATGCTGAAGCTGTTTCCGTGGACATCCAGCTTCCCGATGGACTTGAGTATGAAAGCGGGGACAGTGATATTGAGATGATCAGTGGTACACCCACAATATACCTGCAAACCCTGGGAGTGCAACAGGAAAAGGAATTCACATTCAACGTCAAAGCAGAAGAGATGGGAAGTTATACGGTAACAACCTCCTATTCCTACATAAGTGCAGAGGACCCTGAAGCAGAAGAAATAAACAGTGAAACAACAGCGGATGAACTGCAAGTTACAGAAGGTAAATATGATTTTCTTTTAGAGCAGCCGCTATATGTATATATCGTGCCTGTAGTCATCATCCTTGGGGCAGCAGCATGGATATATTACCGCCGCCAACAATACCGCTTTTAA
- a CDS encoding FtsZ/tubulin family protein: MLNILMVGNGQCGNRILDSINRQAFGSKSRFAKFYAKQQYKSNVQTLAINTAVNDLKEMKYTKAKDRIHIPHLHGVGANRNVGRKVFDENKSQIMRNLDERGSFDIAFVITSASGGTGSSFTPSLIRELKEQNDYPVYAVVVLPFREEGTLYLQNAAFALKDIRESGVDGIILADNQYLKQMGGDVETAYDSINEMIAKRLIFLLDSLDSEMMMVTDLGDFKTVMSGGAGIATIGYYEADGEVPIRTAIQKAVSPSGLLFNTNVYEEASRSMMIIKGDKSYLSIDEISTEVEKLSDSVGHVFKGIIVRKGEYPRVLSVLTLESASELEELYHLAVDAINTEKEKKERVQEDKEVDKAFSQIEGLEPHY, from the coding sequence TTGCTCAACATACTTATGGTCGGAAACGGACAGTGTGGCAACCGTATTCTGGACTCTATAAACAGGCAGGCATTCGGCTCCAAAAGTCGGTTTGCCAAATTCTACGCAAAACAACAGTATAAAAGTAATGTACAAACCCTTGCCATAAATACTGCCGTAAACGACCTCAAGGAAATGAAATATACCAAGGCAAAGGATCGAATCCATATACCTCACCTGCATGGAGTTGGTGCAAACAGAAACGTGGGAAGGAAAGTTTTTGACGAAAATAAATCCCAGATAATGCGCAACCTCGATGAGAGAGGCAGTTTTGATATTGCTTTTGTTATAACTTCTGCCTCCGGAGGTACAGGATCATCTTTTACCCCTTCCCTGATCCGGGAATTGAAAGAACAAAATGATTATCCTGTATATGCAGTAGTTGTTCTGCCCTTCAGGGAAGAAGGAACACTTTACCTGCAAAACGCTGCATTTGCTCTCAAGGACATAAGGGAAAGCGGGGTTGACGGGATAATCCTTGCAGATAACCAGTATCTCAAACAGATGGGCGGAGATGTGGAAACTGCATATGATTCCATAAATGAGATGATCGCAAAAAGGCTGATCTTCCTGCTGGATTCCCTGGACAGCGAGATGATGATGGTCACAGACCTGGGTGATTTCAAGACTGTTATGAGTGGAGGAGCCGGGATTGCAACAATTGGTTACTATGAAGCAGACGGGGAAGTGCCTATCAGAACAGCCATACAAAAGGCTGTATCTCCAAGCGGATTACTGTTTAATACCAATGTTTACGAGGAAGCAAGCAGGTCCATGATGATCATCAAGGGTGACAAGAGTTACCTGAGTATCGATGAAATCTCTACGGAAGTTGAGAAACTTTCTGATTCAGTAGGCCATGTTTTCAAAGGAATAATTGTCCGCAAAGGTGAATATCCTCGTGTACTGTCTGTCCTTACCCTTGAATCCGCTTCCGAGCTGGAAGAACTTTATCATCTTGCAGTCGATGCTATCAATACCGAAAAAGAAAAAAAGGAACGAGTCCAGGAAGATAAGGAAGTCGATAAGGCATTCTCCCAGATAGAAGGCCTGGAACCGCATTACTGA
- a CDS encoding ABC transporter ATP-binding protein, giving the protein MPQTDNIIEIRGLEKVYGDGVEVKALDGLDLDVKKGEFLSIVGPSGSGKSTLLHMIGILDTPTKGTILIDGQDVTSMDDRQRSSARNKLLGFIFQYHHLLPDFTALENVMMPLLIAGKKKDEATREAEKLLNEVGLKDRLHHFPGQLSGGQNQRVAVARALVNKPKIVIGDEPTGNLDSHSSDKVYELLRKLNREFDQTFILVTHDENMARKTDRIVRIIDGKITE; this is encoded by the coding sequence ATGCCACAAACAGACAATATAATCGAAATCCGTGGGTTGGAAAAAGTCTATGGAGATGGTGTCGAGGTAAAGGCGCTTGACGGACTGGACCTTGATGTGAAAAAGGGAGAATTCCTTTCCATAGTTGGCCCTTCCGGATCCGGCAAAAGTACCCTGCTCCACATGATAGGTATTCTGGACACGCCCACAAAAGGCACTATCCTGATTGATGGCCAGGATGTCACCAGCATGGATGACCGGCAGCGATCCAGTGCACGAAACAAATTGCTTGGCTTTATTTTCCAGTATCATCACCTTTTACCCGACTTCACTGCACTGGAAAATGTCATGATGCCTCTTTTGATAGCCGGCAAGAAAAAGGATGAAGCTACCAGAGAAGCTGAAAAATTGCTCAATGAAGTTGGACTTAAAGACCGCCTGCATCATTTTCCAGGCCAGCTTTCAGGGGGACAAAACCAGCGTGTCGCCGTTGCAAGGGCACTTGTCAACAAGCCAAAGATCGTTATCGGAGACGAACCTACCGGGAATCTGGACAGTCATTCCAGTGACAAGGTCTACGAACTTTTAAGGAAACTGAACCGGGAATTTGACCAGACATTCATCCTGGTGACCCATGATGAAAACATGGCCCGCAAAACCGACAGGATCGTCAGGATCATAGATGGCAAAATTACTGAATAA
- a CDS encoding PPC domain-containing DNA-binding protein, which translates to MEYREGKVGRVFVLRVDNGEDILESITALAEEKGIEKAFLFMLGACRNSNLVTGPLKDMIPPEPIWNSFVDPHEIIGIGNIMLENKKPVVHLHTGLGRDGKASIGCMRKHNEAFMVTEILLLEIDGMDALRKFDSKRGFSPIDFGKKEN; encoded by the coding sequence ATGGAATACAGAGAAGGAAAAGTCGGAAGAGTATTTGTCCTCAGGGTAGATAACGGTGAAGACATACTGGAAAGTATAACAGCCCTGGCAGAAGAAAAAGGTATAGAAAAAGCATTCCTTTTCATGTTGGGAGCATGCAGGAACTCAAATCTGGTCACCGGCCCCCTCAAAGATATGATTCCTCCGGAGCCCATATGGAATTCATTTGTGGACCCGCATGAAATAATCGGTATTGGCAATATAATGCTTGAAAACAAAAAACCCGTAGTTCACCTCCATACCGGCCTGGGCAGAGACGGCAAAGCCAGTATTGGATGTATGCGAAAGCACAATGAAGCCTTCATGGTAACGGAAATCCTTCTTCTTGAAATCGATGGAATGGATGCTTTGCGCAAATTTGACAGTAAAAGAGGATTCTCACCTATCGATTTCGGTAAAAAAGAGAATTAA
- the eno gene encoding phosphopyruvate hydratase has product MSYRAEEAGYRIEKIHAREILDSRGNPTVEVDVFTPKGFGRASVPSGASTGTNEAIEMRDKEDERYNGKGVLDAVDNVNTTIAGELTGYDVRSQREIDGLMIALDGTDNKITFGANAILGVSMAVANAAADSLNMPLYRYLGGSNSFALPVPTMNVLNGGKHAGNGLAIQEFMIQPKGTDTYSNALQMGSETYSALGKVLEDKYGASATNVGYEGGYAPPIDQTVDALDALVSGIEEAGYTESEVTIGMDAAASEFFDGDNYNIDGTTMTGAELTDFYVDLIDTYPIVMIEDPFHEEAFEDFANLTNEAWETIIVGDDLFVTNVARLAKGIEMEAANALLLKVNQIGTLSEAFDAASMAFRSGYNVVVSHRSAETEDAMIADISVAIGADLIKTGAPARGERTAKYNQLLRIEENLGDAARYVQL; this is encoded by the coding sequence ATGAGTTACAGGGCAGAAGAAGCAGGATACCGGATAGAAAAGATTCATGCAAGAGAGATATTGGACTCCAGGGGAAATCCCACAGTGGAGGTTGATGTGTTCACGCCAAAGGGTTTTGGCAGGGCCAGTGTCCCTTCAGGAGCTTCCACAGGAACAAATGAAGCCATTGAAATGCGGGATAAGGAGGATGAACGCTACAATGGTAAAGGTGTCCTCGATGCCGTGGACAATGTCAATACAACAATAGCCGGGGAATTGACGGGTTATGATGTGCGCAGCCAGAGGGAGATCGATGGGTTAATGATTGCCCTTGACGGGACCGACAACAAGATAACTTTCGGTGCAAATGCCATCCTGGGTGTTTCAATGGCTGTTGCCAATGCAGCTGCTGATTCGCTCAATATGCCCCTGTACAGGTATCTTGGAGGATCTAATTCCTTCGCACTACCCGTTCCTACAATGAATGTCCTCAACGGCGGCAAACATGCAGGCAATGGTCTGGCGATCCAGGAATTCATGATCCAGCCCAAAGGAACTGATACTTATTCAAATGCCCTGCAGATGGGAAGCGAGACCTATAGTGCCCTGGGAAAGGTCCTGGAAGACAAATATGGTGCTTCTGCAACCAATGTGGGATATGAGGGAGGATATGCTCCACCCATTGACCAAACAGTGGATGCCCTGGATGCTCTGGTAAGTGGCATCGAAGAAGCAGGATATACCGAGTCCGAGGTGACCATCGGAATGGACGCCGCTGCTTCTGAGTTTTTCGATGGGGATAACTACAATATCGACGGGACCACCATGACCGGAGCAGAACTTACCGATTTCTACGTCGACCTGATTGACACATACCCTATAGTAATGATTGAAGACCCTTTCCATGAGGAAGCCTTTGAGGATTTTGCAAACCTCACCAATGAAGCCTGGGAGACAATTATTGTGGGAGATGACCTGTTTGTCACAAATGTTGCAAGGCTTGCTAAAGGCATCGAGATGGAAGCTGCAAATGCTCTTCTGCTCAAGGTAAACCAGATCGGTACTCTTTCTGAGGCATTTGATGCTGCAAGCATGGCATTCCGCAGCGGCTATAATGTAGTGGTAAGTCACAGGTCTGCAGAAACCGAAGACGCAATGATTGCAGATATTTCAGTGGCAATCGGAGCGGACCTTATCAAGACCGGAGCTCCGGCCAGAGGGGAAAGAACTGCCAAGTACAACCAGCTTCTGCGTATTGAAGAAAATCTGGGAGATGCTGCACGTTATGTGCAGCTCTAA
- a CDS encoding ABC transporter permease encodes MFEFRIARRHIASKQRNTFFSILAVALAVVVIVVLMSLMTGFTDELIEKTVENSPHIVVYPAEDKDAGIHLYDYYKSVIESTPTVIASSAYLEKQAVITYRDNSAGINIFGVDPPDENKVMHLKPDIVEGNYEDLSRGGKGILIGDDLADDLETRPGEWVQITSPQAGELSLKVIGIFDSGTGRDKSVAYARLETLQDFYDEKGTITAVSMRVTDPYDAEKTASEIEKETGLKADSWIEINSQLLDLLNTQKVVVWLYYILIYITAGFGIANTLINIVMDKKSEIGMLMAMGTSRKSITKIFLIESTILGAFGLLLGLVLGYFTALAIGSYEIELPAEMYLGLTRMPMKIEAMNFFYASIFAFVINMIAGVYPARKASKLDPVEAIESI; translated from the coding sequence ATGTTCGAATTCAGGATTGCCCGCAGGCATATCGCTTCAAAACAACGGAATACATTCTTTTCCATTCTTGCTGTAGCCCTTGCTGTAGTGGTCATTGTAGTCCTGATGTCCCTTATGACCGGGTTTACCGATGAACTGATAGAAAAGACAGTGGAAAACTCTCCTCATATAGTGGTGTATCCTGCAGAGGACAAGGATGCAGGCATACATCTCTATGATTATTATAAGTCTGTAATCGAAAGTACACCTACAGTTATTGCTTCTTCTGCATACCTTGAAAAACAGGCCGTGATTACATACCGGGATAATTCCGCAGGGATCAACATATTCGGAGTGGACCCTCCGGATGAAAATAAAGTGATGCACCTTAAACCCGATATAGTAGAGGGTAATTATGAGGATCTTTCCAGAGGTGGCAAAGGTATCCTTATAGGGGATGACCTGGCCGATGATCTGGAAACAAGACCTGGTGAGTGGGTACAGATAACCTCCCCTCAAGCAGGCGAGCTTTCCCTGAAAGTTATCGGGATTTTTGACAGTGGCACCGGCCGGGACAAAAGTGTTGCCTATGCAAGACTGGAAACCCTGCAGGATTTTTATGATGAGAAGGGAACAATCACTGCAGTATCCATGCGTGTCACAGATCCATATGATGCAGAGAAAACCGCTTCAGAGATTGAAAAAGAAACCGGTCTGAAGGCTGATAGCTGGATTGAGATCAACAGTCAGCTCCTGGATTTACTCAATACCCAGAAGGTGGTTGTGTGGCTTTACTATATCCTGATCTATATTACCGCAGGGTTTGGCATCGCCAATACACTGATCAATATTGTCATGGACAAGAAAAGTGAGATCGGAATGCTCATGGCAATGGGTACTTCCAGAAAAAGCATCACTAAAATATTCCTGATAGAATCTACAATACTGGGAGCTTTCGGTCTCCTGCTGGGTCTTGTACTGGGATATTTTACAGCTTTAGCGATTGGATCCTATGAGATAGAATTGCCTGCTGAAATGTATCTGGGCCTTACACGTATGCCCATGAAAATTGAGGCAATGAATTTCTTTTATGCCTCCATTTTTGCTTTTGTAATAAATATGATCGCCGGGGTCTATCCGGCAAGAAAGGCATCAAAGCTGGATCCCGTGGAAGCCATAGAAAGTATATGA